The Tolypothrix sp. NIES-4075 DNA window ACCGATTCAGTATGCTGACTTCGCCATCTGGCAGCGTCAGCGTTTGCAGGGCGAGGTTTTGGAAAAGTTGCTTGCCTACTGGAAACAGCAACTCAAGGGTGTTCCACCAGTACTGCAATTGCCTACAGACTTTCCTCGACCAAAAGTTCAGACCTTTCAAGGTGGGACGCAATCTTTTATTTTGCCTCCTGACTTGACTGAGCAGATCAAAGCTTTGAGTCAACAAGAAGGCGTGACTTTGTTTATGATTCTGCTGGGGGCATTTAAGACCTTACTGTATCGCTACACCGGGCAGGAAGATATTGTAGTCGGTTCACCCATTGCTAACCGCAACCGCGAAGAAATCCAAGAATTAATTGGCTTTTTCGCTAATACACTGGTGCTACGTACCGATTTTGCCGGCGATATCAGCTTTCGGGAATTGTTAGCAAGGGTACGTGACTGTACCTTGTCAGCCTTCTCCCATCAAGAACTACCTTTCGAGCGTCTTGTAGAAGAATTACAGCCTGAGCGCAACCTCAGCTACAATCCGCTGATTCAGGTAATGTTTATTCTGGAGAATACGCCAACAGAAGCATTGCGACTGCCCAATTTGGCGGTGAGTCATATAGTACCAGAGAATGCGATCGCCAAATTGGATTTGAGCCTGAATATTTATGAAACCCTGAATATTTATGAAAATTCTTCAGGTTTGACGGGAGTTTTCCGTTACAATACAGACTTGTTTACACCTGCCACCATTAGCCGAATGGTAGGGCATTTTCTCACCTTATTGTCGGGCATTGTCAATAACCCCGATCAAAAGCTCTCTCACTTACCGCTGTTGACAGCCGCCGAGCAACATCAGTTATTGGTGGAGTGGAATAATACCAAAACAGTTTATCCTCAAGATAAGTGCTTCCACCAGATATTTTCAGAGCAAGTAGAGCGAGTACCTGATGCTATTGCCGTTGTCTTTCAAGACCAGCAATTAACCTACCGAGAACTGAACCGCCGTGCCAATCAGCTAGCACACTACTTGCAAGGGCAGGGAGTAGGTCCGGAAGTGCTAGTGGGAATTTGTGTAGAGCGTAGACGCAAAGCGGCTTGTCGCCAGACATCGCTCGAAATGATTGTAGGTATCCTGGGCATCCTCAAGGCTGGTGGAGCTTATGTACCCTTAGATCCAACTTATCCCCAAGAGCGCCTAGCTTTCATGTTGTCAGATTCACAAGTACCAATACTGCTGACAACCGAGAACTTATTAACTCAGCTTCCCAAGCATCAAGCGCAAGTCATCTGCCTGGATACCGACTGGGCGAGAATTTCTACTGAAAGTGAGCAGACTCCCCACAGTAATGTTCAAATCCAGAACTTGGCTTATCTAATTTACACCTCCGGGTCTACAGGTAAACCCAAAGGCGTTCTCGTGACCCACGAGGGATTAGGCAACCTCACCGAAGATAAAATTAGAACCTGCCGCGTACAGTCAGATAGCCGTATCCTGCAATTCTTTTCCTTAAGTTTCGATGCCTCAATTCCGGAAATAGTCATGGCTCTTGGTTCTGGTGCAACACTGTGTCTGGCAAATTCAGAGTCCTTGCTGCCAGGTCCTGGCTTGATGCAACTATTGCGCGAGCAAGCTATTACTCATATAACAATCATTCCGTCAGCATTGGCGGCTTTGCCTCAAGAAGAATTACCAGCTTTGCAAATGGTTTTAGTGGGAGGAGAAGCCTGTTCTGGTGAACTTATAGAGCGATGGTCAAAAGGGCGACTTTTCATTAATGCCTACGGTCCGACTGAAACCACCGTCAATGCCAGCATGGTGGAATGTGGCAACAATGGACAAAAATTCCCCACCGTTCGTCCCGCAGCAAACAAGCAACTGTATATTTTAGATCAAAATCTCCAACTAGTCCCGATTGGAGTTCCTGGCGAACTACATATTAGCGGAGTCGGTTTAGCCAGAGGCTACCTTAACCGACCTGACAAAACTGCTGAAGTATTCATTTCTAACCCTTACAGCAACGATCCAAACAGCCGCCTTTATAAAACTGGGGACTTAGCCTGCTACCTCAGCGACGGCAACATCAAACTACTCGGTCGCCTCGATCATCAAGTGAAAATTCGTGGCTTCCGCATCGAACTAGGAGAGATTGAGGCGTTGCTGAGTCAACACCCTGAAGTTAGAGACTGTGTTGTCATTGCCAGAGAAGACAACCCAGGAGAGAAACGTTTGGTCGCATACATCGTGCCGACAACAGAAAGTGTACCCACCATTAGCGACTTACGCCACTTCCTCGAAGAGCAGTTGCCAGAATATATGATACCTGCGGCGTTAGTCTTCCTGGAAGCCTTACCCCTGAACCCCAGTGGCAAAGTAGACCGTCAAGCACTACCCGCACCCGGTACAACCCGACCAGAATTAGAGGACGTTTTTGTTGCCCCTCGCACCCCCACCGAAAAAGCACTTGCCGATATTTGGGCTGAACTTTTAAATCTGGAACAAATAGGCATACACGACAACTTCTTTGACTTAGGTGGTGATTCGATTCTCAGCACCCAATTCATCGCCAGAGCCAATAAGGTTAATTTAGAGTTTACAACTAAGCAACTGTTTGAACACCAGACGATCGCAGAATTAGCTGCTGTGGTTGAGCCAGACATTTCTGTTCAGCAGATACAGGGTCTGCTCACACCCATTCAGCCTGACTCTCCTTTAGTAGCACTTCAGCCTCACGGTTCTCAACAACCTATCTTTTTCGCTCATGGATTGGGTGGAACTGCGATCTGCTACTACCAATTGGCACGTTATTTAGGCTCAGATCAGCCATTCTACGCTTTGCAATCACCAGGTGTTGATGGAGAAACAGAACCATTAACCCGAATTGAGGACATGGCAGCTGAATATATCAAAGCCATGCGTAGTGTACAGCCCAATGGTCCCTACTTTTTAGGAGGTTGGTCTATGGGTGCGTTTGTCGCTTTCGAGATGGCTCAACAGCTACGAAATCAAGGTGCTGTAGTAGCAAGGCTTGCTATATTATCTCAGGAAAAACAACTCACCAATAGATACAGCGATGATGATGATGATGCCAAAATGTTAGTCCAGTTGTTCAAAGATTTCGCTGGTAGTGTTGGTCAAGACTCGGAAATTTCTTATGAACATGTTGTGCAACTCCAACCAGAGGAGCAACAAAAATATGTCTTGGAACAAATGAAGTTAGCTAACCTTTTCCCTACAGATTTGGAATTTTGGCAGTTTCGTAACTATATGCGAGTTGTCAGGGGTAACATCAAAGCTACTGCCAGTTATGTACCGCAATTTTATCAAAATCCCATGCAGATTCTTTTGTTCCGGACAAGCGATATTTATACTGATGGTCTTGATGAACCTACTCTTGGTTGGAATCAACTTTGCTCAAAACCAGTGGAAATTCATGATATTCCTGGCGACCATCTCACGCTACTAAACGAACCTCACGTTCAGGTTCTCGCAGAGTATTTAAAGCAGTATCTTTGTTAAACGAAATCAGTTGAATAACGACGTTCTCGTTCATTGTAGTAATTGCTGATATTTCTCAGGTAGACGCAGAGAATACTACTAATAAAAAACTTTTGTCAGAAGTTTAGGCTGTAGTTACACAGCCTAAAATATTTTCTCAGATTAAATTGAATTAATCCAAAATGGTATAATTATCATGGAAAAATTAGAGCCGACAGAACATAAGATTTTACCTTCTTTAGCTTATGCACCTAAAGATATAGAGCGGATAGAATTACTCCCACGCCAAATTTTCTATCGCAATTATGTATCTACAAATAAACCTGTAGTGATTACTAATGCTACAAATGAATGGAAAGCACGTTCTTTATGGACATTTGAATGGTTTAAAAATACTCATGGAAAAGTTATCGTCCCCGTGCTGATGCCGCAATTGGATAAATATAGCAGAGCGATGGCAAGAAAATCGATAGCTATAGAAGAATACATTGACTTGATTTTATCGGACTCACCAGAAGTAAAACCCTACTTAGGGATTGTAGAACTGCACAAGCTGATTCCGTCGCTATCAGATTACTTTAAATTTCCCGAATACTATTGGTTAAGGTCTACTATATATTTCTGGATGGGTCGCATCAGAACTACTCCACTCCATTGTGATTATGTGTACAACTTATTAACACAGGTAGTAGGTCGTAAACGAGTACTACTTTACTCGCCAAATTCTCTTATATCCCAGTTTAAGCTTGAGGAAGAAATGTTCGTTTGCCATAACAAGTATGATATGGAGGGATATAAAGCTGAAACGAGTCAGTTATTAATAGAACCTGATTACGACATTACTCTTAATGCTGGGGAAATGCTATTTATTCCCTATGGTTGGTGGCATAAAATAAGTAGTTACGAAGCGTCGATTTCTGTAAATATGTTCTGGGCTACTCCCAGCACTTTACTACAGCGATTACAATGGCAAAGCGGTGATTTTTTGAAACGAATACTCAAAAATAATGTAGCTAATAAATAGTGAGACAAGCAACTAATTTCAGCTGCAACTAACTGCCAGATAAACAGAAGCAGTCAACTAAACTTGCCTCTTACATGAATGATAACAATCCTAATTGTCGGCTTGATTTACTGCTTCCTTGGGATTTACCTTGTCAGCAACAACTGAATGAAGTCGATAAAAATAAAGTGTACCAAGCTCTCAAACATTTGTTGCAAGCTTTAAAGGAAACTTCAGATGAAAAAGCATTTGATATTCTCAATCAAGAGTTAGCCAATCTGGAAGTAGCAGATGTATTAAAAGTAGAAGTATCTTTTACAGAAACTTCTCTCAAAGGGTGGGAGGTTGAAGACTTCGATACTTATTTTGATATGAGGCATATACAAACTAAGGAGTCTGTTATATGTCTCGTTAGGAGTATCATCTTAGGTTATAAAACTTTTCTGGAAATTACTCATAATAGTTATCAATTTGATATCGTTGATATAGAGATGCAAAAACGAGGATTTGAAATTTATGCCTACCTACTGGCGAGGGTTTTCAAAATATGTTTAGAATAAACTTGATTAATTAGCTTTAAAAGTATTGGGCGAATATAATTCGCTACTGCACAAATGCGAAACGCATTTTTGAATGCATGAATTTCGCAGTTGTGGTACTCGCGGACGGTGCGAAAAACTTTAACTTTATGCTTGAAACACTAAGGCACAAAAACGAACTTCCGATGTACTATCCAATGGTGCAGGTCAATAATCTGAGAAAGCGCTTTGGTAAAACAGTTGCCTTACAGGAGATTAACCTGTCGGTGGCAGCTGGCTCAGTACTGGGTGTTCTTGGTCCCAACGGAGCTGGCAAGACGACAACAATTAACTGCTTGACTACCTTGCTCAAACCAGATGCAGGACAAGCTACAATTGCAGGCTACGATGTCATCACTCAACCAGCAGCAGTGCGATCGCTCATTGGGGTTACAGGTCAGTTTGCCGCTGTAGATGAAGAATTAACGGCACGCGAAAACTTAATATTGTTCGGACGCTTGATGCGATTGTCTGCGGCTGAGGCAGCGCGACGAGCCACAGAACTATTAGAACAGTTTGGTTTATTGGCAGATGGCAAGCGTCGAGTTAAAGAGTTTTCTGGGGGAATGCGACGACGGCTGGATTTAGCCGTAAGCATTGTTGCCGAGCCATTAGTATTATTCCTTGATGAACCGACAACCGGTCTTGACCCCCGCAGCCGCCGACAACTTTGGGATGTGGTGCGAGAACTGAAGGCGCGGGGTATAACTATATTTCTCACAACTCAGTATTTAGAAGAGGCTGATGAACTGGCTGACCGGATTGTGGTCATCGACCAAGGAACAATCATTGCTGAGGGTACTGCCAACGAACTCAAAAATAAAGTTGGAGGCACATTTTGCGACCTACAGCTAGCCGATCCGACCGACGAGCCGAAAATACTTGAGGCTTTGAGCGATTTGGGTGACATTTCTGGCAACGGTACACTCACCTTGCTTGCACCAGATGGAGTTGCCACATTAACTGAAGTTGTTCGCCGCGCCGATGCAGTTGGTGTTGTCTTAGCTGACATTTCTCTGCGTCGTCCCACCCTTGATGATGTGTTTTTTGCCCTGACTGGTCAAACCACTGAAGAAGTTAAGGGAAAAAATGACTGAAAACTTAATGATGACGGATGAACTACTCTCCAAAGCTCGAAAAATGGTAGCGACTCGCCAAGAGTCGGGGATAGAAAGAGCGATCGCTGATAGTGGCGCGATCGCTTGGCGTCACCTCATTTACCTCACTCGCACACCAGAGGTAATGGCTTCTGTAGTGCTGTTCCCAATCATCTTTCTCAGTGGCTTCTTGCTCACCTTCCAACGGTTAATGGCAAACCAAGGAATTGATTACGTTCAATATTTGCTGCCGATTATTACCCTTCAGGCAATATTCTTCACTGCCATGAGTTCCGCTGTCACAATAGCTAGCGATATTAAAACAGGCATGTTACAGCGATGTCGAGTCATGCCTATCTCACGTATCGCAGTGCTGGGCGGACTGGTGATTGCTTACCTAGTACGGGCAGTTATTTCCACAGCGATTTTATTAATTTTTGCCCATCTCTACGGCTTTCGCTTTCAAGCTGGCATTCTGGCAATCATCGGATTTTTCGCCCTGATTATCCTATTTACGACCACTTGTGTTACAGGTTATGCCGTCCTCGCCCTCAGCATCCGCAAGCCAGATTTAGTGCAATCGTTAGCGGTTATTCCCTATACTCCCTTGCTTTTACTCAGTACAGGATTCAGCCCTGCGGAGAACTTTCCCCAATGGCTTCAGCTTTTTGTTCGCTTTCAACCAGTCAGCTGTACCGCCAAAGCACTACGGGCGCTGATCAACGGGACTGAACTTTTCTCCCCCCTGCTTTGGTCTGTTGGCTGGCTGATTGGTCTAGTCATAGTTTTTGGATTCGTTGCTATTCGCCTTTATCGTCAGGTTTCGTGATGACAGTACCCCACCTTACCGCAGCCAAGTTAGTGGCAGCTCGCCAAGAGGGCAGTCTGAGTCGCACTCTCAACGACATTTTCATTATGACGCGCCGCAATCTGCTTCTCGACTTTAGGAACCCGGAGGTAATTGTAGGTGCAACCGCATTCCCTGTATCCTTATTGCTAATCTTTACCGCCAGCTTTGCCAAGGTAGTAATGCCTAACGGTAATTACGCAGATTATGCCCAGTTTGTTGTGCCGCTAAGTATAGTTCAAGGGCTACTTTTCAGCACCGTCACAACTGGTACAGCGCTTTACAATGACCTAGAAAGCGGTATGGATACTCGTCTGCGAACCCTGCCAATTAGCAGATTGGCAATTTTGGCAGGACGGATTTTAGGCAGTGCTGGTCGTTTGCTAGCACAAGTAATAATTATTACATTTATTGGATACTTACTAGGCTTCCGATTCCATCACGGTTTTTTAGCAACATTGCTGTTTCTATTTTTGCCGATCGTTTTTGCCTTGTCGTTTACTTGGATGGCTATATTGTCTGCTGTCAAAGCAAGGACGGCAGAGTCAGTAGAAGTAACAATGTACCCGTGGCTGCTACCCCTGACTTTTTTGAGCATCGGCTATGTGCCAAAAGCAGGCTTTCCAGAATGGCTTCAAGGCTTTGTCGAACTTAACCCAATTTCTTGTGTAACCCAAGCTCTTCGAGGTCTATCTGCGACGAGCCAACCTATTGTAGAACCAGCGATCAAAACCCTGCTGTGGAGCCTGATTTTGACATTGCTGTTCAGTACCTTGGCGATACGAGCCTATCAAAACCGCAGTCATTAATTTTACTAATTGAATTTTTGTGAGGTAATCAAATGGTACAAGTCACCTTAAACCAAGTTCAGAAACAATACGACGTTACAATCTGCGGTGCTGGTCTGGCAGGACTGACTTTAGCACGCCAACTTAAAATGCAAATGCCTGGGCTAAAGATTTTACTTTTGGATAAAATTGCTCGTCCACTACCTCAAGCTGCCTTTAAGGTTGGAGAATCAACTGTTGAAGTGGGTGCCCATTATCTTTCGCATGTTCTCAAATTAACAGACTATTTTGAAAAGAATCATTATCACAAGCTAGGGCTAAGATACTTTTTTAGTGATGCCAGTGGTTCGTTTGAGAAACGCCCAGAATTTGGTTTGTCGCAATTTCCACCAGTTAATTCTTATCAAATAGATCGAGGCATCCTTGAGAATGATTTGCGCCAGTTCAATGAAGAAGCAGGTGTAGAACTAATAGAAAATTGTTCTGTTCAGGACATTTTGTTGTCAAATAACGACGAGTTTCACCAGGTTATATACACACGTAAAGGTGACAATACACATCAAACTGTCACATGTCGTTGGGTAATTGATGCAATGGGCAGTCGTCGTTTACTGCAAAAAAAACTTGGTTTAGTAAAAGATAATGATGAAAAATTTAATGCTGTTTGGTTCCGGGTTAATGGTTGTGCTAACGTCAATGACTTTGTACCCAAAACAGTAGAATCTTGGCATCAGCGAGTTGCCAATGGTATTCGCTATTACTCCACCAATCATTTGATGGGTAATGGATATTGGGTTTGGCTGATTCCTCTTTCTTCTGGGAATACTAGTATTGGCATTGTTGCCAGCGAAAAATTTCATCCGTGGTTAGAATTTAATTCCTACGGGCAAGCTTACAAATGGTTAGAAAAATATGAGCCTGTGCTAGCGTCATACTTGCAGGATAAAAAGCCCTTAGACTTTGAGGGTAGACGACACTATAGCTACTCATCAAAGCAAATATTTTCACAAAATCGCTGGGCTTGTGTGGGAATATCTGGTGTCTTTTCCGATCCGTTTTATTCACCAGGAACAGATCAAATTGGATTTACTAATTCTGTAACTACTGAGTTGATTCAACTTGAGTTAGATCGCAAACTTACACAGCAGAAAGTGGATGATGCTAATTTGTATTGCTTATCATACCACGAAGGGGTAACTCGCAATATTCAATCAGGCTATCCATTTTTTGGTAATGCTTTGGTAATGGGTACAAAACTGCTCTGGGATAATGTGTCAGGATGGTCATCAAGCGGTCCTATGATGTTTAATTCCTTCTTTTTTGACCAGGAAAAGAAAGCAAAAATTCAGAAAGTTACTGGAAAGTTTTTCCTTCTTTCTTACCAGATGCAGCAGTTATTTAAGGATTGGGCTACTAAATCAAATGGTCAAAATTCGTTTGATTTTCTTGATTATTTGTCTATTCCTTTTGTCAGAAAATTGTATGAACGTAATCTCCAGCCTAATAAGACTGAGCAAGAACTTATTGACGACCATTTAGCCAGTATGGAAACTCTAGAAGAGTTAGCTCAAGTTATCTTTTTAATAGCTTTGGAAGATACTATGCCAGAAGCTCTATCTCAGTTACCTTCTCCATTGTGGTTGAACGCTTGGTCTATTAGTTTAGATGCGAATAAATGGTCTAGTAACGGACTTTTTAGACCAAAAACGCAACCTCGTAATCTGCACAATATTACAGAACAAATGCGGAATGTTTTGCTAGCAAATCAGCGAAAAGCGCCTATTTACTGTTAATCTTTTCTGTAATACATCTTTCGATTGATTTGTCAATGACACTACTGTATTAACATAAAAAATACAACACAACCAAGTTCCTCTGAAAAATTTGTCATTAACTAGATATTTATAAATTTGTAAAGGCTTTTAAGCCCTTACAATTTTTTTGATTGTCAACTTAATTCCCAATACTTGTCACTTTAAATCAAAAAGATGGAGAGCAGAAATTATGGAGATTTGTCATGATGACCAGAATTTATACCAAACTAATTTTAATCATTTAACAAAAGAACGGTTTCGGACAACTACTAAAGTTGATCCGCAAAGAATTTGGAAAGGATTTCACTGGTCATTTTTTATTAATATTCAGGGTTTGATTATTTGTTTGCACCGTTTTGAAATGAGTCTGGCAGTAGGTAATATCCCAGCAGCACAAATTGAACTAGAAGCGGCAGCACAACTGATGATGGCTTCTGGAGCATCAATGAAACTTGCTGGCAGTTTCAGCAGGCAAGAATATGAAAGTCAAGTGCGTCCAACGATGACTCCTCCTCACGTTCAGTCCAATGATTTTAGCGGATTGATGTCTTGGGAACATTCCTGGCTTGTCAAGATATGGAAAAGACTCCAACCAGCTTTTGAAAAATTGCCTGCAACTCTCCAGCCTGAGTATGACAAGTTTGTTGCTGCTTATTTCAGCTTGGCGATCGCTCACAAAGCTGTTTGTGAAAAATTTGGAGGTGCTGAAACAGGTAGCTTACGTTGTGACAAGAGTACAGCAGTGGAAGTACTCGACAGATTTGGACAAAACCGCTGGCGTCTCATCGATCCAAATCTTAAAGTGTCAAATGGTTGCCCATTCCAGCGATTTGAAGCGGAAAATTAACTGTCAATTTTGGTATTTATGTATTTGAAAACAAACATATAGGACTAGTATTTGATTTTTGAAATACACGTAGGGTGTGTTAGCGATAGCGTAACGCACCACACGCTCGGAATGGTGCGTTACGCTCTGCTAACACACCCTACATGACTACTGAGATTTTTTCAGAAATCAAATATGATTCCTATAGGACTTACGCACTCGCGAGCGATAAAACAAGACTTTGAGATTGCTTCCTCGCGTCGCAATCACCGAAATACGTAGTCCGTGCCTAAGTCCTGATACAATCATAACAAAGCAAAATATCCCGGCTTCAGCAGAAATTTTTGAGAACTATTAATGTTAGAAAAAGAGAGTTTTAAATTAGTAGTTGAAGCAATCGAGCAATTGGAAATGGGTTTTCAAGGATTGCCAGAATTTAATTCTTCATTTGAATTAGATAACCTACGAAATGTGTTGCTTGAAGTCGCAACGCGGATGCAGGATAACTTTCCCTATCCTCATCCATTATACGTTGGACAAATGCTCAAGCCTCCTCATCCGATCGCACGTTTGGCTTATACTCTATCACTTTGGATTAATCCGAATAATCATGCTCTAGATGGAGGACGCGCCAGTACGATAATGGAGAAAGAGGCAGTCAACGAAATAGCTCAGATGTTCGGATGGAAAATCCATTTAGGGCATCTTTGCGGCGGTGGTACGATGGCAAATCTGGAAGCTTTGTGGGTAGCAGGCAAGGTTAAACCTGGTTTAAAAATTGTCGCTTCACAGCAATCGCATTATACACATGAACGTATTTGTAGCGTGCTTGGTATTCCTTTTGTTGCCGTTAAGAGCGATCGCCAAGGTCGGATGAATCTAGATGCTTTAAAAACTTTACTGGCGGCAGGTGATATTGGTACAGTTGTTGTCACAATGGGAACAACAGCGACTGGCTCTGTAGACCCTTTACCAGAAATTCTGGAGTTGCAATCCCAGTATAATTTTCGCATTCATGCTGATGCTGCCTACGGTGGTTATTTTACTTTGGCAAATAACCTCGACACTAAGACTAGAGCGGCTTTTGATTGCCTCAAAGCAGTTGATTCTATCGTCATCGATCCTCATAAACACGGACTCCAACCCTACGGCTGTGGCTGCGTCATTTTTCAAGATCCTAAAGTTGGATCTTTCTACAAACACGAGTGTCCCTTCACTTACTTCACCTCTGATGAATTGCATTTGGGTGAAATTAGTTTAGAATGTTCTCGACCTGGAGCTTCAGCTGTTGCTCTATGGGCAACACAGCGTTTGCTTCCTTATACTAAAGAAGGGCAATTTGCCACTGAATTAAGTAAATCCAGAAAAGCTGCACTTACTCTATTTGAAAAAATTCAAGGTGATGATAGATTTCTGATAGCTTTTCCTCCAGAACTAGATATCGTGGTTTGGACTCCACGAGCAACCAGTGCTAGTGCAGCTTCAGAAATTGCCAAAAAGATTTTTGCCTCTTCAGCACAGAAAAATTTACACTTGGCGATCGCTAATCTTCCTGTAGAATTTTTTATCAATATTGGTGCAGAAATGAAGCTTGACCAAGACTACCTTACTTGCCTGCGTTCATGTTTGATGAAACCAGAACACTTCGATTGGGTAGATGATATCTGGCAATTGCTTCAGCACGCAACAGACCAAGTATGAATACTCTGTTTATTTAAGCCGAACTGTACTGACTACTGGGCAAATATCCGAGGGCACAATAATCTTAGTTAGTTGTGCCCTCTTGCGCGTATTCTACACCAACAAAAAGCGTGAGAAAAGCAATTGCAACACACAAAATTGCTTTTCTCACTTAGGAAGCTTATGCTTTTTGATAGTTGGCATCAACCCAACAACGTGGTATACGTTCACCTGAAGGAAAAACTAAGTTTTCTTTTTTAATAGGTTCAGGGTCTTGCTCTTCTTGACCTTCTTGGTCTTTTCCGTGAATAACATCAGTATTAGGATCTATTAATTCCTCAATTTTAAGAACTTCTACCAAAGTTCCAGTATCTTTGACTTGTAAAAGCATTGAATTAGCCTCCTGAAATTAACTTGACAATTAATTACAAGTTTAATCATAAACTTGCACGCATCTGCGCTTACTTGAATTGTTTAAACTCCCTTTTATTCGGGATTTACTTGTAGTGACTAAGGCAAACTACAAGCCTAATTAACAATCCAAACTTGTATTAGTGAATGCTTGCTAAAAAGCTAATTCGACTAATCCTTTCAACCGTATATATGCTTGTGTTGGTATGAATGTAGTGTTGCCATTAACCCACTATAAACTTACATTTAAAGAGGGTTTTTACATGGCAAATTACCAGACAATAAGCGAAGAAAAGTTAAAATTCGGTTTGATATTTTTCCAAGATATCTACAAGGTTAACTTGGCATTGTAGCGGCAATAAATCAATTAAAGGAAGTTCGCGTTTGCCACCGCCAATTTTTACGGGGATAGATTCCAACATTTTTATTACTTGGTCTTCATCCACGGACTTAGAGGTAAGTAAAGGATACATCTTTTCTGCAACCACGGTATGCAGTTTGGCATTTGATAGAAAAAGATGCCACTTGGCAATATCTATATATATGTTGTCGCCTATTTCAGCTGCTAGGGCTTCTAGTATTTCTGTGGTATTAGTTTTAGCCATACAAATGACCCCAGATAAGGATCGTGAAATCTCAACCTAATTGTTATTATTGCTCAATTATCCGGGCTAAATCTACTGCCACAAGATACAATCGCCCTAGCTGTTGATTCTGTCTTCAGGTGGACTTTGGTGGAGTCTGTGAGTAATCAGCGATCGCACTAATATAAATTAGATGCGCTAATAATACCACTGCCCAACCTATGGTTAACCAAGGCAGCCACTCCCAAGTAGCTGCTTTGAAGTTGTGAAAAAACCACAAACCAGAGTTTATCGGTGCGAAAATCGCCACATGCATAGCAAAGTTCATTCTGTCATCTAACTTACGGTAGTCTGGGTCATTGCGATCGGGTTGACGAGGCCAACGAGGAGGCATAATTGTTTGTTACAGATTTTAA harbors:
- a CDS encoding ABC transporter permease → MTVPHLTAAKLVAARQEGSLSRTLNDIFIMTRRNLLLDFRNPEVIVGATAFPVSLLLIFTASFAKVVMPNGNYADYAQFVVPLSIVQGLLFSTVTTGTALYNDLESGMDTRLRTLPISRLAILAGRILGSAGRLLAQVIIITFIGYLLGFRFHHGFLATLLFLFLPIVFALSFTWMAILSAVKARTAESVEVTMYPWLLPLTFLSIGYVPKAGFPEWLQGFVELNPISCVTQALRGLSATSQPIVEPAIKTLLWSLILTLLFSTLAIRAYQNRSH
- a CDS encoding NAD(P)/FAD-dependent oxidoreductase codes for the protein MVQVTLNQVQKQYDVTICGAGLAGLTLARQLKMQMPGLKILLLDKIARPLPQAAFKVGESTVEVGAHYLSHVLKLTDYFEKNHYHKLGLRYFFSDASGSFEKRPEFGLSQFPPVNSYQIDRGILENDLRQFNEEAGVELIENCSVQDILLSNNDEFHQVIYTRKGDNTHQTVTCRWVIDAMGSRRLLQKKLGLVKDNDEKFNAVWFRVNGCANVNDFVPKTVESWHQRVANGIRYYSTNHLMGNGYWVWLIPLSSGNTSIGIVASEKFHPWLEFNSYGQAYKWLEKYEPVLASYLQDKKPLDFEGRRHYSYSSKQIFSQNRWACVGISGVFSDPFYSPGTDQIGFTNSVTTELIQLELDRKLTQQKVDDANLYCLSYHEGVTRNIQSGYPFFGNALVMGTKLLWDNVSGWSSSGPMMFNSFFFDQEKKAKIQKVTGKFFLLSYQMQQLFKDWATKSNGQNSFDFLDYLSIPFVRKLYERNLQPNKTEQELIDDHLASMETLEELAQVIFLIALEDTMPEALSQLPSPLWLNAWSISLDANKWSSNGLFRPKTQPRNLHNITEQMRNVLLANQRKAPIYC
- a CDS encoding siderophore biosynthesis protein, with amino-acid sequence MEICHDDQNLYQTNFNHLTKERFRTTTKVDPQRIWKGFHWSFFINIQGLIICLHRFEMSLAVGNIPAAQIELEAAAQLMMASGASMKLAGSFSRQEYESQVRPTMTPPHVQSNDFSGLMSWEHSWLVKIWKRLQPAFEKLPATLQPEYDKFVAAYFSLAIAHKAVCEKFGGAETGSLRCDKSTAVEVLDRFGQNRWRLIDPNLKVSNGCPFQRFEAEN
- a CDS encoding pyridoxal phosphate-dependent decarboxylase family protein; the encoded protein is MLEKESFKLVVEAIEQLEMGFQGLPEFNSSFELDNLRNVLLEVATRMQDNFPYPHPLYVGQMLKPPHPIARLAYTLSLWINPNNHALDGGRASTIMEKEAVNEIAQMFGWKIHLGHLCGGGTMANLEALWVAGKVKPGLKIVASQQSHYTHERICSVLGIPFVAVKSDRQGRMNLDALKTLLAAGDIGTVVVTMGTTATGSVDPLPEILELQSQYNFRIHADAAYGGYFTLANNLDTKTRAAFDCLKAVDSIVIDPHKHGLQPYGCGCVIFQDPKVGSFYKHECPFTYFTSDELHLGEISLECSRPGASAVALWATQRLLPYTKEGQFATELSKSRKAALTLFEKIQGDDRFLIAFPPELDIVVWTPRATSASAASEIAKKIFASSAQKNLHLAIANLPVEFFINIGAEMKLDQDYLTCLRSCLMKPEHFDWVDDIWQLLQHATDQV
- a CDS encoding acetyltransferase produces the protein MLLQVKDTGTLVEVLKIEELIDPNTDVIHGKDQEGQEEQDPEPIKKENLVFPSGERIPRCWVDANYQKA
- a CDS encoding DUF3181 family protein, whose amino-acid sequence is MAKTNTTEILEALAAEIGDNIYIDIAKWHLFLSNAKLHTVVAEKMYPLLTSKSVDEDQVIKMLESIPVKIGGGKRELPLIDLLPLQCQVNLVDILEKYQTEF
- a CDS encoding 2TM domain-containing protein translates to MPPRWPRQPDRNDPDYRKLDDRMNFAMHVAIFAPINSGLWFFHNFKAATWEWLPWLTIGWAVVLLAHLIYISAIADYSQTPPKST